One part of the Caproiciproducens sp. CPB-2 genome encodes these proteins:
- a CDS encoding sugar ABC transporter permease yields the protein MKASTKASTLIKKYTMAIALVVVFIFFSVLTNGRLMYAQNISNLLLQNAYVLVMACGMLLCILTGGNVDLSVGATLCLVGAVAAQLMGQNSMGALPTILIALLIAAVIGIWQGFWIGYIHVPPFIATLAGMFLFRGLGRVVLASKTVNIQNTAFLNTFISYIDVPGLDTKSFHPSALITGIAVSVLLTVLMLVNRAKRAKKNYEVESTATTFIKIGVIDALIIAYCWKLANYKGIPVMLLWILLVVLIFAFITIKTAFGRYFYAVGGNEKAAKLSGIDPRRVYFWAYFLMSVLAGFSGLLVAARIGSVDGNMGNSYEMDAIAACFIGGASAYGGSGTISGIMIGAILLGVMNQGMSIYGLPDEWQYVVKGAVLLAAVIFDVVSNHKVGKQ from the coding sequence ATGAAAGCATCTACGAAAGCATCTACCCTGATTAAAAAATATACAATGGCCATCGCGTTGGTCGTAGTCTTTATTTTCTTCTCGGTCCTGACGAACGGCAGGCTGATGTATGCCCAAAATATCTCGAATCTGCTGCTGCAGAACGCCTATGTTCTGGTGATGGCATGCGGTATGCTGCTGTGTATCTTGACCGGCGGCAACGTTGACCTGTCGGTTGGCGCTACGCTCTGCCTGGTCGGCGCCGTTGCGGCGCAGCTGATGGGCCAGAATTCCATGGGTGCGCTGCCTACCATTCTTATTGCGCTGCTGATTGCCGCCGTGATCGGTATCTGGCAGGGATTCTGGATCGGCTATATTCACGTCCCGCCGTTTATCGCGACTCTGGCGGGCATGTTCCTGTTCCGGGGGCTTGGGCGCGTCGTCCTGGCATCCAAAACTGTCAATATTCAGAACACCGCGTTCCTCAACACGTTTATTTCTTATATTGACGTTCCTGGGCTGGACACCAAGTCCTTCCACCCGTCGGCGCTGATTACCGGGATAGCGGTTTCCGTTCTTCTGACCGTCCTGATGCTTGTCAACCGGGCCAAGAGGGCGAAAAAGAACTATGAAGTGGAGTCCACCGCGACGACTTTTATCAAGATCGGCGTGATAGACGCCTTGATTATTGCGTACTGCTGGAAGCTTGCAAACTATAAAGGCATCCCGGTTATGCTGCTCTGGATCCTGCTGGTGGTATTGATTTTCGCGTTTATTACGATCAAGACTGCCTTCGGCCGGTATTTTTACGCCGTGGGCGGGAATGAGAAAGCCGCGAAGCTGTCCGGCATTGATCCGAGGCGCGTATATTTCTGGGCGTACTTTCTCATGAGCGTGCTGGCCGGGTTCTCCGGACTGCTGGTAGCGGCCCGTATCGGCTCCGTAGACGGCAACATGGGGAATTCCTACGAAATGGACGCGATCGCTGCCTGTTTTATCGGCGGCGCGTCGGCCTACGGCGGCTCCGGCACCATTTCCGGCATTATGATCGGCGCCATTCTGCTCGGGGTTATGAATCAGGGCATGTCGATTTACGGACTGCCGGACGAGTGGCAGTATGTGGTCAAAGGAGCCGTGCTTCTGGCGGCCGTTATCTTTGACGTCGTTTCAAACCATAAGGTAGGAAAGCAGTAG